From the Mesotoga prima MesG1.Ag.4.2 genome, the window GTCTCTCACTCATTGTTCATTACCCCCGCTCTGCAATCGGAGGAAGGGTGAAATTCCTCCCCCGCTTCACTGAGATCTTTTTCCAGTTATTGAATTTATAAGCTGCTTCGCAGGCTGCTCTTATAGCGTTTTTGTTCGAAGGAGGAGTCTCCGGTCTTTCACCTCGTGAGATGTTGGATCCTGCGGTGCATATGGCGGCGGCGTTGATCTTCAGAAGAGAAGAAAGCACATAGAGAGTAGCCGCTTCCATGTCGAGCTGCAAGGCACCTGCCGCGATCCATTCTTCAAGTTTTCCGTAGATAGATGATGGGAAGTCTTCTCTTAAGAGATCGGGCTTTGTTGCATAGAAGGAATCGAGTGAAAGACCGATTCCCACGTGATAGTCCACTCCGGCCTCTTCACAGGCTGAGATCAGCGCCGTAAGTAGCCGGTAATCGGCTACGGCGGGGAAGTTCTCAGGAATGAAGAGGTTTGCTGTCCCCGAGTATCTTATGCAACTCGAAAGCACAATCAAGTCTCCCGGTTTCACATCGTCGGCAAGTCCTCCGGAGGTTCCGACACGGATGATTGTCTTAACGCCCAGCCTGTTTAGCTCGACCACTGCGATCTCAGTCGAGGGTCCTCCGATTCCGCTTGAACATACAGTAAGCGGCAGGCCTTTATAGGTTCCGGTAACGGTTATGTAGTCTCTGTTGTTTCCTATTTCCTCCACATTACTCAGACACTCTGCGATCTCGTATACTCTTGCCGGATCACCGGGCAGAAGAGCTATCTCGGGAATAGAGTCGCTGGAAATCTGCAAGTGGTTTTTCGCCTTCTTCGAATTATTCATGAAATCATCCTTTCAACCCCGTTCCGCTTATCCCCCTTACGAAGTACTTCTGGAGGAACAGGAAGAGAATTACCGGCGGCAGACTGCCGGCGATGGCCGAGCTGAAGAGATTTGCCCAACTTGTATTTTCCGTTGATCTATGTGCGGCGATGGCTACCTGTACAACTTCGAATCTGCTTGAATGGGTTGCTACAAGAGGCCAGAACAGCGAGTTCCACTGGAACATGAAGACCATTACGATTACCGTGACTATGGCCGGAACGCTCAGCGGAAGGACTATCCTCCAGTAGATTCTGAACCAGGACGCGCCGTCTATTCTTGCCGCTTCCATTATCTCTGAAGGCACTTCAGAGAAGAACTGCCTGAAAAGGAATATCGCAAGGCCGTTGGCTACGCCCGGAAGAATGAGCGCCCAGTATGTGTTGTCTATATGTAGCTGTTTTATGAGTATATAAAGCGGTATGACAATAGACTCGAAGGGAACCATGAAGGTTATCAGCACTATTGTGAAGAGCGCAGCCTTGCCTCTGAATTCGAACTTCGCAAGCGCGAAGCCTGCCATGGAGGAAACCAGGACCGTAAGAACTATGGTTGAGACTGAAACGAAAAGGCTGTTCATGAGAGCCCTGCCAAAGTTGAGGTTCACAAATATATGTACGAAATTCTCCAGCGTCGGTTGAGTCGGAATGAAACTCTTCCAGGTCAGAGGATTGGCGTACTCGTAGAGCGGACTGGCAGGCCTCAAAGCGGATGCAACGACCCAGATGAGTGGGATCAGAAAGAAAAGACTTATAATGCCGAGAACGGCAAAGAGAATAAGTGTTTTCCAAAGGCTTCGCTTCTTCATGATTCCACCTCAATACTCGAATCGAGCTCTTGTAAACCTCAGCTCGAAGAAACTGAAAACAAGGATGATTCCCAGCAAGATCGTAGTGATCGCAGAGGCCCTTCCCATGTCGAGATTTACGAAGGCGCTCTTGTAAGACTCGTACATCAGGAGATTTGTCGAGCCCATGGGGCCGCCCTTGGTAATTATGTAGACCGGCGCGAAACTAAGAAAATTGAAGGCCGTATTTGCGACGAGAACAAATGAAATGGTCCTAGTAAGCAGAGGCAACGTTATCTTGAAAGTCTTCCTCAGAGTTGAGGCCCCGTCGATCTCGGCAGCTTCGTACAGCGTCTCGGGAATGTTCTGCAATCCTGCAAGGAAGTACATCATCCAGTAGCCCGAGCTTCTCCAGACGTTAAGAAGTATCAGCCCCCAAAGCGCCTGATCGGGAGAGGCGAAGAAGGGCTGAGGTTTGAAGCCGAACATGGTCAGAAAGCTGTTTGCCAGCCCGTTATACGGATCGAGGACTATCATCCAGATTACCGAGACAACGGCGAACGAGATCGCCGTCGGCAAGAAGAAGACAGTCCTGAAGAACTTGGTGAAGAAGTGGCTGGAATTCAGAAGCAACGCCATCAACAATGAGGTCAGGACAATCAAGGGATTTACGATTATCGAGTACAAGAGAGTAACAGAAAAGGATTTCCAGAAAACGGGATCATGCTTGAAGAGGTATTCATAGTTTTCGAACCCTACGAATGACTTTGTCCCGGTGTAACTCGTCATAGTAAGGCTCTCAATAACCGAGACGCCTATTGGCCAGATCTTGAATACAAGAAGAAATACCAGCGCGGGCAGAACAAAAAGCCACGCTACTTTGTTATTTCGAAACATCTGCACACCATCCGGAATAATCTAGATTCAGGCACGATCCCTGGAAAACTATCTGTACTTTCTAAGTTCTCTGTCGATTCGTACGGCGACCTCTTCAAGGGTGCTTCTTGGATCGGCACCGTAGTGAATAGAGTTGAATGCCTCCCGCAGCATTAGCTCGTACTGAGAGTATCCGGGTGTTCTAGGTCTCGGGACTGCGGTGGTCTCCATTTCTTTAACGAAGAGCTGCCACATTGGGTTATCGAAAACCTCGGGAAGGGCCTCGTAAACATCTGGCCTTGCCGGTGCAATACCGTTCAGCTTGTGCCAGGTTATTACAGCTTCCTTGCCGGTAATATACTTTGTGAAGGCCAGAGCCTCCTCAAGCTTCTTTGTCTTGGAGTTAATTCCAACATGCCAACTGCCTGTCGGGGTGACTGCAACTCCGCCCTCGAAATAGGGGAAGGGGGAAAGTCCATAATCCACGTCGGGATACTGGAGCATCCTTCTCAAGTTCCACTCGTTTCCAAGCATCATTGCGGCTCTGCCAGTTCCGAAATACTCTCGTGAAATGGCCGAGTCGTTGAGCCCTTGGGGACTGACCTTCCATTCGTTGAAGAGTTTCCAGTAGAAGGTGGTTCCTTCAACGAACTCATCTGAAGTGATATATCCCTGAGATTCAAGACCGTCGTCAGAAAGGACTTTCGCGCCTAGTGACTGAACCATGGGGAAGATCAGATACGGTCTGTCTATCTGTTCAATCACAAGACCCCAGATATCTGTAAGTCCGTCACCGTTGGTGTCTTTGGTGAGTTTCTTCGCAATTTCGGCCACCTCTTCCCACGTAAGTCTCTCTTCTATTGTCTCCGGCAGAAATGGAACACCGTATTCCTCGAAGATAGCTTTATTGTAGAATATGCCGGCCGATGAAGTTCCGTAAGGAACCGAATAGAAAGT encodes:
- a CDS encoding carbohydrate ABC transporter permease, with product MKKRSLWKTLILFAVLGIISLFFLIPLIWVVASALRPASPLYEYANPLTWKSFIPTQPTLENFVHIFVNLNFGRALMNSLFVSVSTIVLTVLVSSMAGFALAKFEFRGKAALFTIVLITFMVPFESIVIPLYILIKQLHIDNTYWALILPGVANGLAIFLFRQFFSEVPSEIMEAARIDGASWFRIYWRIVLPLSVPAIVTVIVMVFMFQWNSLFWPLVATHSSRFEVVQVAIAAHRSTENTSWANLFSSAIAGSLPPVILFLFLQKYFVRGISGTGLKG
- a CDS encoding nucleoside phosphorylase, giving the protein MNNSKKAKNHLQISSDSIPEIALLPGDPARVYEIAECLSNVEEIGNNRDYITVTGTYKGLPLTVCSSGIGGPSTEIAVVELNRLGVKTIIRVGTSGGLADDVKPGDLIVLSSCIRYSGTANLFIPENFPAVADYRLLTALISACEEAGVDYHVGIGLSLDSFYATKPDLLREDFPSSIYGKLEEWIAAGALQLDMEAATLYVLSSLLKINAAAICTAGSNISRGERPETPPSNKNAIRAACEAAYKFNNWKKISVKRGRNFTLPPIAERG
- a CDS encoding carbohydrate ABC transporter permease; amino-acid sequence: MFRNNKVAWLFVLPALVFLLVFKIWPIGVSVIESLTMTSYTGTKSFVGFENYEYLFKHDPVFWKSFSVTLLYSIIVNPLIVLTSLLMALLLNSSHFFTKFFRTVFFLPTAISFAVVSVIWMIVLDPYNGLANSFLTMFGFKPQPFFASPDQALWGLILLNVWRSSGYWMMYFLAGLQNIPETLYEAAEIDGASTLRKTFKITLPLLTRTISFVLVANTAFNFLSFAPVYIITKGGPMGSTNLLMYESYKSAFVNLDMGRASAITTILLGIILVFSFFELRFTRARFEY
- a CDS encoding ABC transporter substrate-binding protein — its product is MRKLLLVTVLLLGVMLSATTIEVLWMGWPQDQVMQLVNAFKEETGIDVDIQLVPFGQLFQTIEVRLAAGDGTPDVYIVDGPNTASYAARGYLLPLDEHFSDEEMSAWFDASIEEGSYQGTFYSVPYGTSSAGIFYNKAIFEEYGVPFLPETIEERLTWEEVAEIAKKLTKDTNGDGLTDIWGLVIEQIDRPYLIFPMVQSLGAKVLSDDGLESQGYITSDEFVEGTTFYWKLFNEWKVSPQGLNDSAISREYFGTGRAAMMLGNEWNLRRMLQYPDVDYGLSPFPYFEGGVAVTPTGSWHVGINSKTKKLEEALAFTKYITGKEAVITWHKLNGIAPARPDVYEALPEVFDNPMWQLFVKEMETTAVPRPRTPGYSQYELMLREAFNSIHYGADPRSTLEEVAVRIDRELRKYR